One window of the Leucobacter komagatae genome contains the following:
- a CDS encoding MFS transporter: MSRRSDAAKSPDQPGRPAAMRSLRALLVSHALSRTGNVVTVFAIPFAVLATGGSALQVGLAAAATTAPVVIGGTFGGVVIDRIGHVRASVIADLISGATLALIPLLARADALPYGALLALVFLGGVFDAPGETARRVLLPPLSQRAGLPIERSIGFLDGTSRLSALLGAPLAGALVAAIGPHPALFATAAAFALSAAITAGLVRLPAGAVEREPSLGYWRDLAEGMRFTVRDPLLARIVALVLLTNALDAARSGTLMPLYAAEQLGGPTALGVVVGVFGAAALLGTVAFGYVAHRLPRRIPFALCFAVAGAFSFAPALGAGVPGMVAAATVSGLAAGAINPILGAAQFERIPPQLRGRVLGLVTAGAWAGMPVGSLLGGVGAELIGVRWMFLAIGVVYVAATLTPLAGGQWKLMERGRG; the protein is encoded by the coding sequence ATGAGTAGGCGTTCCGACGCCGCCAAGAGCCCCGACCAGCCGGGCCGCCCCGCAGCGATGCGCTCCCTCCGCGCCCTGCTCGTCAGCCACGCGCTCTCGCGAACGGGAAATGTCGTCACTGTCTTCGCGATCCCGTTCGCGGTGCTCGCCACGGGCGGGTCTGCGCTGCAGGTGGGGCTCGCCGCGGCCGCCACGACGGCGCCCGTCGTCATCGGTGGTACGTTCGGCGGCGTGGTCATCGACCGCATCGGACACGTACGGGCGTCGGTCATCGCAGACCTCATCAGCGGGGCGACGCTCGCCCTGATCCCTCTCCTCGCGCGTGCCGATGCGCTCCCCTACGGGGCGCTGCTCGCGCTCGTCTTCCTCGGTGGGGTGTTCGACGCTCCGGGCGAGACCGCGCGGCGGGTGCTGCTGCCGCCGCTCTCACAGCGGGCGGGGCTTCCCATCGAGCGGTCCATCGGCTTTCTCGACGGCACGAGCCGGCTGTCGGCGCTGCTCGGTGCGCCCCTCGCGGGCGCCCTGGTCGCAGCCATTGGGCCACACCCCGCCCTGTTCGCCACCGCGGCGGCCTTTGCGCTCTCGGCCGCGATCACGGCGGGCCTCGTGCGTCTGCCCGCGGGCGCGGTCGAACGCGAGCCATCGCTCGGCTACTGGCGCGACCTCGCGGAGGGAATGCGGTTCACGGTTCGGGATCCCTTGCTCGCGCGCATCGTCGCCCTCGTGCTCCTCACCAACGCGCTCGACGCGGCGCGCTCGGGGACGCTGATGCCGCTCTACGCGGCGGAGCAGCTCGGCGGCCCGACCGCCCTCGGGGTGGTCGTCGGGGTGTTCGGCGCCGCCGCCCTCCTCGGTACCGTCGCGTTCGGATACGTCGCGCACCGGCTCCCGCGAAGGATCCCGTTCGCGCTGTGCTTCGCGGTTGCGGGCGCATTCTCTTTCGCGCCAGCGCTGGGGGCCGGGGTGCCGGGCATGGTCGCGGCCGCCACCGTCAGCGGGCTCGCCGCGGGGGCAATCAACCCGATTCTCGGCGCGGCGCAGTTCGAGCGCATCCCTCCCCAGCTCAGGGGCCGCGTGCTCGGGCTTGTGACAGCGGGTGCGTGGGCCGGAATGCCGGTCGGCAGCCTCCTTGGCGGCGTCGGGGCCGAGCTCATCGGGGTGCGCTGGATGTTTCTCGCGATTGGGGTGGTCTACGTCGCAGCGACGCTCACTCCCCTCGCCGGCGGGCAGTGGAAGCTTATGGAACGAGGCCGGGGTTAG
- a CDS encoding ArsR/SmtB family transcription factor, with product MADQANLHRAAHMRVLAHPTRLKLLALLREHGPQTAALLARHVDEAPGSLSYHLRKLASADLIEEATDAGTDARERWWRATHAETVWNTAEFAADPERLAAQQDMYRALGQAYAQRLAAYIDGAGELDRIWLEAGFLTDRSLRLTPGQLGQLGSELEALQERWLSVSRENIAQPDVSPDAADVFFLVQGYRQP from the coding sequence ATGGCCGATCAAGCAAACCTCCACCGCGCTGCCCACATGCGCGTGCTCGCCCACCCGACACGACTGAAGCTGCTCGCCCTGCTGCGGGAGCACGGTCCCCAGACTGCCGCCCTCCTCGCACGACACGTCGATGAGGCGCCTGGCTCCCTGAGCTACCACCTGCGAAAGTTGGCAAGCGCCGACCTCATCGAGGAGGCGACCGACGCGGGCACCGACGCGCGCGAGCGGTGGTGGCGCGCCACACACGCAGAGACGGTGTGGAACACGGCGGAGTTCGCGGCCGACCCCGAACGCCTCGCGGCCCAGCAAGACATGTACCGAGCGCTCGGGCAGGCCTACGCGCAGCGCCTCGCCGCCTACATCGACGGAGCTGGCGAACTCGACCGAATCTGGCTCGAAGCTGGCTTTCTGACAGACCGGAGCCTGCGGCTCACCCCCGGGCAGCTCGGGCAGCTCGGCTCAGAACTTGAAGCACTCCAGGAGCGCTGGCTGTCGGTGAGCCGCGAGAACATCGCCCAACCCGACGTGAGCCCCGACGCGGCAGACGTCTTCTTCCTCGTGCAGGGCTACCGGCAGCCATGA
- a CDS encoding efflux RND transporter permease subunit, whose translation MTPLTRLSLKNRLIVGLVTLAVAVLGIISMGALKQELMPSMKVPMAYVSVQADGLAPEELVKAVTEPTEQAIKSIPGVTSVNSDTSSGYANIMVEWPFDEDAEETVRTIRASLDALKPSFPSGAQAEVFSGGADDMPAMMLSAGTSGDETTFGDALEQSVVPALQALPGVQKATLSGREAQRVVVDLRPADVAKLKVEPATVQAVLQANGASLPAGQIDGEAGSIPVTVGTGIGSLDDIAALPIATEDGVVRVSDFADVRTETIPADTISRVNGKPALTLQIMPARGANVVQISHAVTAELDRQAPGLKAEFVTIFDQAPFIEQSIHDLAVEGGLGLVFAVLVILAFLASWRSTIIAAVSIPLSLLITLIGLQMSDNTLNILTLGALTIAIGRVVDDSIVVIENISRRRGTGPLTIEGVVASVRQVAGAITASTLTTVAVFLPIAFVSGMAGQLFRPFAVTVSIALIASLVVALTIVPVLAYWFMQKPPKPRRGEAGAGTDGEAGLAGEAGLAGETGDADADPDRVPSELDEIHSAPDRLQRAFMPALSATRRHPVITLVSSGLILALTLGMTAFLKTDFLGSSGQESLQLTQTAKEGATDLVAEAEPVEQALAKVDGVRDVMTSIPVGGEGQPTISYDLQLADGADVERVSGAVQGALDKLTDAGELRLQTQDAFVGDAGGGGGIALQIRGNDPVALREASELLEKELAEAKGVQSVYSDIKGEQPVMRVKLDEAKAARLGFDRAAVAKTISDAMQGETIGRLMLEGAERDIVLRTPGTEYTAATLGDLLLPVTPQQTAIVQKAASDALQEKAEAEAEEARLKANADLTNQIWEAGNQRAELVQQLGELNSQLAALAAAPVTPYPPVDPKDAGKQQAAQERAEQLAGLQAAIDGAQSGIAGIDEQIAALRQGQADAAQALVDQQAAEAETKAATEAKGAPMKLSEIAAVEEEMTAPVITRADGERQVVLSVTPKTGQLDAANTAVDRAIATTDLPAGVSFELGGVSAQQDEAFGQLGVAMLAAIMLVLLVMVATFRSFRGPLVLLISIPFAATGAILGLLITGVPLGLPALIGLLMLIGIVVTNAIVLMDLINRLRESGASLDEAVEHGTRLRLRPILMTAAATIFALVPMALGLTGGGVFISRPLAIVVIGGLVSSTLLTLILVPVLYTLVERRRERKLEKRAAKRAAKAAGMAGVVAVAGAVSGDTAALTEALGLASAEETNAPATGDAEGGPAGASGDAPDGAPDGGPLGGSSRD comes from the coding sequence ATGACCCCGCTCACCCGTCTCAGTTTGAAGAACCGCTTGATAGTCGGCCTCGTGACCCTCGCGGTCGCGGTGCTCGGCATCATCTCGATGGGAGCGCTCAAACAAGAGCTCATGCCGTCGATGAAGGTGCCGATGGCCTACGTATCGGTCCAGGCTGACGGCCTCGCGCCCGAGGAGCTGGTGAAGGCGGTCACCGAGCCCACTGAGCAGGCGATCAAGTCGATCCCGGGCGTCACGAGCGTCAACTCCGACACCTCGAGCGGCTACGCGAACATCATGGTCGAGTGGCCGTTTGATGAGGACGCCGAGGAGACGGTGCGCACCATTCGCGCAAGCCTGGACGCCCTGAAACCGAGTTTCCCGAGCGGCGCGCAGGCGGAGGTTTTCTCCGGCGGCGCTGACGATATGCCCGCCATGATGCTGAGCGCTGGAACAAGCGGCGACGAAACGACATTCGGCGACGCGCTTGAGCAAAGTGTCGTCCCCGCGCTCCAGGCGCTTCCGGGCGTGCAGAAGGCGACGCTCTCGGGCCGGGAGGCCCAACGGGTCGTCGTTGATCTCCGGCCAGCCGACGTTGCAAAGCTGAAGGTCGAGCCCGCCACGGTCCAGGCCGTGCTGCAGGCGAACGGCGCGAGCCTGCCCGCCGGGCAGATCGACGGCGAAGCGGGATCCATCCCCGTCACGGTTGGCACCGGCATCGGGTCGCTCGACGACATCGCGGCGCTCCCGATCGCGACCGAGGACGGCGTCGTGCGCGTCTCGGACTTCGCGGACGTGCGAACCGAGACGATTCCCGCCGATACGATCTCTCGCGTCAACGGCAAGCCTGCCCTCACGCTTCAAATCATGCCCGCGCGCGGGGCGAACGTCGTGCAGATCTCGCACGCCGTCACCGCCGAGCTCGACCGCCAGGCCCCCGGGCTCAAGGCCGAGTTCGTCACGATCTTCGACCAGGCCCCGTTTATCGAGCAGTCGATCCACGACCTCGCTGTTGAGGGCGGACTCGGCCTCGTCTTCGCGGTGCTCGTGATCCTCGCGTTCCTGGCCTCCTGGCGGTCCACCATCATCGCCGCGGTCTCAATCCCGCTCTCGCTACTGATCACACTGATCGGCCTGCAAATGAGCGACAACACCCTGAACATCCTGACGCTCGGCGCACTCACGATCGCGATCGGCCGCGTCGTTGACGACTCCATCGTCGTCATCGAGAACATCAGCCGACGGCGCGGGACCGGCCCGCTGACCATCGAGGGCGTCGTGGCCTCCGTTCGCCAGGTCGCCGGGGCGATCACCGCGTCGACCCTGACAACAGTTGCCGTGTTCCTCCCGATCGCGTTCGTGTCGGGCATGGCGGGGCAGCTCTTCCGGCCGTTCGCCGTGACCGTCTCGATCGCGCTCATCGCCTCGCTCGTTGTCGCGCTCACCATCGTTCCTGTGCTTGCCTACTGGTTCATGCAGAAGCCCCCGAAGCCGCGCCGTGGCGAAGCGGGCGCCGGCACGGACGGCGAGGCGGGCCTGGCTGGCGAGGCGGGCCTGGCTGGCGAGACGGGCGACGCCGACGCTGATCCTGATCGCGTGCCCTCCGAACTCGATGAGATCCACTCGGCGCCGGACCGGTTGCAGCGGGCATTCATGCCCGCGCTCTCGGCGACCCGTCGTCACCCGGTGATCACGCTCGTGAGCTCGGGCCTGATCCTCGCGCTGACGCTCGGCATGACCGCGTTCCTGAAGACCGACTTCCTCGGTTCATCGGGGCAGGAGAGCCTGCAGCTCACCCAGACCGCGAAGGAGGGGGCGACGGACCTCGTTGCGGAGGCCGAACCCGTCGAGCAGGCGCTCGCGAAGGTTGATGGGGTGCGTGACGTTATGACGTCGATTCCTGTCGGCGGCGAGGGCCAGCCGACCATCTCGTACGACCTGCAACTCGCAGACGGCGCGGACGTCGAGCGCGTGAGCGGGGCCGTCCAGGGCGCCCTCGACAAGCTCACCGACGCCGGCGAGCTGCGACTCCAGACGCAGGACGCGTTCGTCGGCGACGCGGGCGGGGGCGGCGGCATCGCGCTCCAGATCCGCGGCAACGACCCCGTCGCGCTCCGCGAGGCGAGCGAGCTGCTCGAAAAGGAGCTCGCGGAAGCCAAGGGCGTGCAGAGCGTCTACTCCGATATCAAGGGCGAGCAGCCGGTCATGCGGGTGAAGCTCGACGAGGCCAAGGCTGCGCGCCTCGGGTTCGACCGCGCCGCCGTCGCGAAGACGATCAGCGACGCAATGCAGGGCGAAACGATCGGCCGACTCATGCTTGAGGGCGCGGAGCGCGATATCGTGTTGCGCACCCCGGGCACCGAGTACACGGCGGCGACGCTCGGCGATTTGCTCCTTCCGGTGACGCCGCAGCAGACCGCGATCGTGCAGAAGGCCGCGAGCGACGCCCTCCAGGAGAAGGCCGAGGCCGAGGCCGAGGAAGCTCGACTGAAAGCCAACGCAGACCTCACGAACCAGATTTGGGAGGCGGGCAATCAGCGCGCAGAGCTCGTCCAGCAGCTCGGAGAGCTGAACTCCCAGCTCGCGGCGCTCGCTGCCGCGCCGGTGACGCCATACCCGCCCGTTGACCCGAAGGATGCCGGTAAGCAGCAGGCCGCGCAGGAACGCGCGGAGCAGCTGGCCGGCCTGCAAGCGGCAATCGACGGCGCTCAGAGCGGGATCGCGGGCATCGACGAGCAGATCGCTGCGCTGCGTCAGGGCCAGGCAGACGCCGCCCAGGCCCTCGTTGACCAGCAGGCAGCCGAGGCCGAGACGAAAGCGGCGACGGAGGCGAAGGGCGCCCCGATGAAGCTCTCCGAGATCGCTGCGGTCGAGGAAGAAATGACGGCCCCCGTGATCACCCGCGCCGACGGCGAACGCCAGGTCGTGCTCTCGGTGACGCCGAAGACGGGCCAGCTCGACGCCGCCAACACAGCCGTGGACCGGGCGATCGCCACGACCGACCTGCCCGCGGGCGTGAGCTTCGAGCTCGGTGGCGTGAGTGCACAGCAGGACGAGGCATTCGGTCAGCTCGGCGTGGCGATGCTCGCCGCGATCATGCTCGTGCTGCTTGTGATGGTGGCGACGTTCCGCAGTTTCCGCGGACCGCTCGTGCTACTTATCTCGATTCCGTTCGCAGCGACGGGCGCGATCCTCGGCTTGCTCATCACCGGTGTGCCGCTCGGCCTGCCCGCGCTCATCGGCCTGCTGATGCTCATCGGCATCGTCGTCACAAACGCAATCGTGCTCATGGACCTCATCAACAGGCTTCGTGAGAGCGGGGCATCACTCGACGAGGCAGTTGAACACGGCACGAGGCTGCGCCTGCGGCCGATCCTGATGACGGCGGCGGCGACGATCTTCGCGCTCGTTCCCATGGCGCTCGGGCTTACGGGCGGTGGGGTCTTCATCTCACGCCCGCTCGCGATCGTCGTGATCGGTGGCCTCGTGTCGTCGACGCTTCTGACGCTCATCCTCGTGCCAGTGCTCTACACTCTCGTCGAGCGGCGCCGGGAGCGGAAGCTCGAGAAGCGCGCCGCGAAGCGTGCGGCCAAGGCCGCGGGAATGGCTGGCGTTGTCGCTGTCGCGGGCGCGGTCTCTGGCGACACGGCGGCCCTGACCGAGGCTCTTGGGCTGGCGTCTGCTGAGGAGACGAACGCGCCGGCGACGGGCGACGCGGAAGGCGGCCCTGCAGGTGCCTCTGGAGATGCCCCTGATGGTGCCCCTGATGGTGGGCCTCTCGGCGGCTCAAGCCGTGACTAG
- a CDS encoding alpha/beta fold hydrolase, translated as MNTMISGSGSDVLFLHGGGVAGWMWRPVLDVLAGGLRAIVPDLPGHGSSGSVDYVSHDETLARLADLIRDRAPRGVTVVGFSLGGQLALRLASEHPELVRAALVVSAETTPAPAQAATLALLRASAPLAKREWFAKLQARQLGVPATLLGRYITDSARVSEATLLASVKENISFTLPDGWAAFAGPATVVVGTKERGLMRASAELTHAALPHSTLVVAERAGHDAPFTRPELIAAELRALLSDEDPERPQREVSE; from the coding sequence ATGAACACTATGATTTCGGGATCGGGATCCGATGTTCTCTTCCTGCATGGCGGCGGCGTCGCGGGCTGGATGTGGCGGCCCGTGCTCGACGTGCTCGCCGGCGGCCTGCGGGCGATCGTCCCTGATCTGCCCGGCCACGGCTCGAGCGGCTCCGTCGACTACGTTTCCCACGACGAAACGCTCGCCCGGCTCGCCGACCTGATTCGTGACCGTGCACCCCGCGGAGTGACCGTCGTCGGCTTCTCGCTCGGTGGGCAGCTCGCCCTTCGGCTTGCGTCCGAGCATCCGGAGCTCGTTCGGGCCGCACTCGTCGTGAGCGCCGAGACCACGCCCGCTCCCGCGCAGGCCGCGACGCTCGCGCTGCTCAGAGCTTCCGCGCCGCTCGCGAAACGCGAGTGGTTCGCGAAGCTGCAGGCCCGTCAGCTCGGCGTGCCCGCGACGCTCCTCGGGCGGTACATCACAGACAGCGCCAGGGTGTCGGAGGCGACGCTCCTCGCGAGCGTCAAGGAGAACATCTCGTTCACGCTCCCCGACGGGTGGGCGGCGTTCGCGGGGCCCGCGACCGTCGTCGTTGGAACAAAGGAGCGGGGGCTCATGCGCGCGTCCGCCGAACTCACGCACGCTGCGCTCCCCCACAGCACCCTCGTTGTCGCGGAGCGCGCGGGCCACGACGCGCCCTTCACGCGGCCCGAGCTCATCGCGGCCGAGCTGCGCGCGCTGCTGTCGGATGAGGATCCTGAGCGGCCTCAACGCGAGGTATCCGAGTGA
- a CDS encoding MepB family protein: MSFPTFHRLSPRLVGLGEVLGGPTPEEQGGEYESGTVLLRVGEAEERWRIRTARITPTKPGAFVAVWERGADGKTQPFAADDGTAGLLVFVAEPGATAESGTLARSGVFRFTAEMLMDLGITQHAGCAGKRGFRLYPSWCDGLNAQAARTQRAQAPAFTLLDG, from the coding sequence GTGTCATTTCCAACGTTTCACCGGTTGTCTCCGCGCCTGGTCGGCCTCGGCGAGGTGCTCGGCGGTCCGACACCAGAGGAACAGGGTGGCGAGTACGAGTCTGGAACCGTGCTGCTGAGAGTGGGTGAGGCCGAGGAACGCTGGCGGATCCGCACCGCCCGCATCACCCCCACGAAGCCAGGCGCGTTCGTCGCCGTCTGGGAGCGGGGCGCTGACGGGAAGACCCAGCCGTTTGCCGCCGACGATGGGACAGCGGGGCTGCTCGTCTTTGTCGCCGAGCCAGGAGCAACCGCTGAGTCCGGAACACTCGCCCGGTCGGGGGTGTTTCGGTTTACCGCAGAGATGCTGATGGACCTCGGAATCACGCAGCACGCGGGCTGCGCAGGCAAGCGCGGATTCCGTCTGTACCCGAGCTGGTGCGACGGACTCAACGCGCAGGCAGCCCGAACCCAACGAGCGCAGGCGCCAGCCTTCACGCTCCTCGACGGATAG
- a CDS encoding DNA methyltransferase has protein sequence MSTQPAAPGAAPLSSAPPAKLSTALPTELARPIATTLAAFEASRAAGADEDVHMVAAVVDCVVSALSAPGALVADPFAGFGTTLARAAALGRRTFGVELLPERVELVRRLVPSAQVIEGDARELLRLARTATPTVDAGSVDLILTSPPYMTANNHPADPLTAYEHDTGDYARYLAELGLVAAQCARLVRPGGFVVWNVADILHHGHTTHLIVDCGKVLDRHFTRVGVTEIAWNVYPHDLVADALLVFQRQ, from the coding sequence ATGAGCACCCAGCCTGCAGCACCCGGCGCCGCCCCGCTTTCCTCCGCGCCGCCCGCCAAGCTGTCCACCGCACTGCCCACCGAGCTCGCTCGTCCGATCGCGACGACACTCGCGGCCTTCGAGGCCTCCCGCGCGGCTGGCGCTGACGAGGACGTGCACATGGTCGCCGCCGTCGTCGACTGCGTGGTCTCAGCTCTGTCCGCTCCCGGCGCGCTCGTGGCCGACCCATTCGCCGGATTCGGCACGACGCTCGCCCGCGCGGCCGCGCTTGGGCGACGCACGTTCGGCGTCGAGCTCCTTCCCGAGCGCGTCGAGCTTGTGCGGCGGCTCGTGCCCTCCGCGCAGGTCATCGAGGGTGACGCGCGCGAACTCCTCCGCCTCGCGCGGACCGCGACGCCGACCGTCGACGCGGGGTCCGTTGACCTCATCCTCACCTCGCCGCCATACATGACCGCGAACAACCACCCGGCCGATCCTCTCACCGCCTACGAGCACGATACCGGCGACTACGCGCGCTACCTCGCCGAGCTCGGCCTCGTCGCCGCGCAGTGTGCCCGCCTGGTGAGGCCCGGAGGCTTCGTGGTGTGGAACGTCGCCGACATCTTGCACCACGGCCACACGACGCACCTCATTGTGGACTGCGGCAAGGTGCTCGACAGGCACTTCACCCGCGTCGGGGTCACGGAGATCGCGTGGAACGTGTACCCGCACGATCTCGTCGCCGATGCCCTCCTCGTGTTTCAGCGCCAGTAG
- a CDS encoding DUF4260 family protein: MSALLWLIITVLWCVWFGWPAVTVALIFAILPDFALIGAFASPGRLKPERVAFYNTMHNALIAVGVLAVGFAVFLLTGAMDGGVWALGLAGLAWFVHIAVDRAFGFGRRDTDGSIIPVV, from the coding sequence ATGAGCGCCCTCCTCTGGCTGATCATCACCGTGCTGTGGTGCGTGTGGTTCGGGTGGCCGGCGGTCACCGTCGCCCTGATCTTCGCGATCCTGCCCGACTTCGCGCTGATTGGGGCGTTCGCGAGCCCGGGGCGCCTGAAGCCCGAGCGCGTCGCCTTCTACAACACGATGCACAACGCCCTCATCGCCGTCGGGGTCCTTGCCGTTGGCTTCGCGGTCTTCCTGCTCACCGGGGCGATGGACGGCGGCGTCTGGGCCCTCGGACTCGCTGGGCTTGCGTGGTTCGTGCACATCGCGGTGGATCGCGCCTTTGGATTTGGCAGGCGCGACACTGACGGCAGCATCATCCCCGTCGTGTAG
- a CDS encoding HAD family hydrolase — translation MTAAPSPRATARPKTHVFFDFFGTLVDYDPSVHPASRNAPHEFAVRAGAPIDAPAASRLWERAWLEVDGQAASTGRECSMREIAERFSELAGIAAPDAELECLVDDYLEAWTSGITLASGAEACLAALAPLHTLAVVSNAHDPRLVPRMLRRFKIEHFFTDVITSVELGWRKPHPEIYRIALERTAGSVDATVFVGDTWEADVAGPRALGMDAIYVGFPRRDRAAVGLAEVASLLGVG, via the coding sequence GTGACGGCCGCGCCAAGCCCGCGAGCGACGGCACGCCCCAAGACGCACGTCTTCTTCGATTTCTTCGGCACGCTCGTGGACTATGACCCTTCCGTCCACCCCGCCTCCCGCAACGCGCCGCACGAGTTCGCCGTGCGCGCCGGTGCCCCGATCGATGCGCCCGCCGCGAGTCGATTGTGGGAGCGGGCGTGGCTGGAAGTCGACGGGCAGGCGGCGAGTACGGGGCGAGAGTGCTCGATGCGCGAGATCGCTGAACGCTTCAGCGAGCTCGCAGGCATCGCCGCACCCGACGCTGAGCTCGAATGCCTCGTCGACGACTACCTCGAGGCCTGGACCTCAGGGATCACTCTCGCCTCCGGCGCCGAAGCATGCCTCGCGGCGCTCGCCCCTCTGCACACGCTCGCGGTCGTGAGTAACGCGCACGATCCACGCCTGGTGCCGCGCATGCTCCGCAGGTTTAAGATCGAGCACTTCTTCACGGATGTCATCACCTCTGTGGAATTGGGCTGGCGCAAACCACACCCCGAGATCTACCGGATCGCCCTTGAACGCACCGCGGGCTCAGTCGACGCCACGGTCTTCGTCGGCGACACCTGGGAGGCCGATGTGGCCGGGCCGCGCGCCCTCGGCATGGACGCCATCTACGTGGGCTTCCCCCGACGCGACCGCGCTGCGGTGGGGCTCGCCGAGGTTGCCTCGCTACTGGGCGTCGGATAG
- a CDS encoding GNAT family acetyltransferase — protein MAATLSHTIRQFTEADTEQAVALWETCGLTRPWNDPRSDIARSLAAQPELFFAAVADQAAPRTKPQLLGTVMAGYDGHRGWMYYLATAPEARGAGIGRALVAEVERRLESLGCPKAQLMVRTDNTQATGFYEALGYGVNEVLVLGRRLIEDSPAA, from the coding sequence ATGGCAGCCACGCTCTCGCACACGATTAGGCAGTTCACCGAGGCAGACACGGAGCAGGCGGTGGCGCTCTGGGAGACGTGTGGGCTGACGCGCCCCTGGAACGACCCGCGGTCTGACATCGCCCGCAGCCTCGCCGCGCAGCCCGAGCTGTTTTTCGCGGCCGTGGCAGATCAGGCTGCGCCCCGCACAAAGCCCCAACTCCTCGGGACGGTGATGGCGGGGTACGACGGCCACCGCGGCTGGATGTACTACCTCGCGACCGCGCCCGAGGCCAGAGGAGCAGGAATCGGGCGCGCCCTCGTCGCTGAGGTTGAGCGACGCCTTGAGTCGCTGGGCTGCCCCAAGGCGCAACTCATGGTGCGCACTGACAACACCCAGGCCACCGGGTTCTACGAGGCCCTCGGGTACGGGGTGAACGAGGTGCTCGTGCTCGGCAGGCGGCTCATCGAGGACTCCCCGGCCGCGTAG
- a CDS encoding GyrI-like domain-containing protein, which yields MSDKIDFKKTLDSFRAKRGEFRLAQVPETTYLMIDGQGDPNEGGEYARALEALYPVAYKLKFASKRELGRDYVVPPLEGLWWADDMDSFTVSRDKSVWRWTMMIMVPEWIDHAMFDTVVRGLGGKNAPEMLERVRFATLAEGLCVQTLHVGSFDDEAPVLEELHERFIPSAGLAMRGTHHEVYFSDPRKTAPERMRTLLRQPVERVGPGDSAARAADS from the coding sequence GTGTCAGACAAGATCGATTTCAAGAAGACGCTCGACAGCTTCCGGGCGAAGCGAGGCGAGTTCCGCCTCGCCCAGGTGCCTGAGACGACGTACCTCATGATTGACGGCCAGGGCGACCCCAACGAGGGCGGCGAGTACGCCCGCGCGCTTGAGGCGCTGTATCCGGTCGCGTACAAGCTGAAGTTTGCGAGCAAGCGTGAGCTGGGCCGTGACTACGTTGTCCCACCGCTTGAAGGGCTCTGGTGGGCCGACGATATGGACTCTTTCACGGTGTCGCGCGACAAGTCGGTATGGCGCTGGACGATGATGATCATGGTTCCGGAGTGGATCGACCACGCCATGTTCGACACCGTTGTGCGCGGTCTCGGCGGGAAGAATGCCCCCGAGATGCTCGAACGTGTCCGCTTTGCGACGCTCGCTGAAGGGCTCTGCGTGCAAACCTTGCACGTTGGTTCGTTCGACGACGAGGCCCCGGTGCTCGAAGAGCTGCATGAGCGGTTTATTCCGTCCGCGGGGCTCGCGATGCGCGGCACCCATCATGAGGTGTACTTCAGCGACCCGCGGAAGACCGCCCCGGAGCGGATGCGCACGCTCCTGCGGCAACCCGTCGAGCGAGTTGGGCCGGGCGATTCGGCGGCGCGTGCCGCGGATAGCTAA
- a CDS encoding OsmC family protein codes for MTSLALATDRPQSTTIPSVTVPSITAADRAQRLDDAGAAWSKRIDQNRDSSKLTYRVEGVGEGGVATRVRAGKHEFVIDEPAALAGDDVAASPVDYALGALVGCQVVVYRLYAQALGIQVDDIRVRAEGDLDAARLLGKDETVRPGFSGIRLHVELTGPETQERYEQLRDAVDINCPVYDLFANPTPVVVSVAKG; via the coding sequence ATGACTTCTCTCGCACTCGCCACAGACCGCCCCCAGTCCACCACGATCCCCAGCGTCACCGTTCCCAGCATCACCGCCGCAGACCGCGCGCAGCGACTCGATGACGCGGGCGCCGCTTGGAGTAAGCGCATCGACCAGAACCGCGACTCCTCAAAGCTCACCTACCGGGTCGAGGGCGTTGGCGAGGGTGGGGTTGCTACCCGCGTACGGGCCGGCAAACACGAGTTCGTCATCGACGAGCCGGCCGCGCTCGCTGGCGACGACGTCGCCGCGAGCCCCGTTGACTATGCGCTCGGCGCGCTCGTCGGTTGCCAGGTCGTCGTGTACCGGCTGTATGCGCAGGCGCTCGGGATTCAGGTCGACGACATTCGCGTGCGCGCCGAGGGCGACCTCGACGCCGCCCGCCTCCTCGGGAAGGACGAGACTGTGCGGCCCGGCTTCAGCGGGATCCGCCTTCACGTTGAGCTCACCGGGCCCGAAACGCAGGAGCGCTACGAGCAGCTCCGCGACGCGGTCGACATCAACTGCCCCGTCTACGACCTGTTCGCGAACCCGACGCCCGTCGTCGTGAGCGTCGCGAAGGGGTAG